In a genomic window of Cyprinus carpio isolate SPL01 chromosome A10, ASM1834038v1, whole genome shotgun sequence:
- the LOC109062996 gene encoding 28S ribosomal protein S24, mitochondrial-like: protein MATSLVRQTKLLSIVTSQLSSAACFRNIHCTAACLKNRAARIRVGKGDKSVTYEQAYHPHHIGHRKGWLSQHTSNLQGEDGAAERVVEDVFIRRFMYGTFHGCLADEIVIKRRGNLLVICAVMIQKLLPSKFYFLIGYTEELLSHFYKCPVKIEMQTVEEKVVYKYL, encoded by the exons ATGGCGACGTCCTTGGTCAGACAGACAAAATTGCTGTCG ATTGTGACCAGCCAGTTAAGTTCTGCTGCATGTTTCAGGAACATTCACTGCACTGCAGCTTGTTTAAAG AACCGTGCAGCTCGTATTCGAGTGGGTAAAGGAGACAAGTCAGTGACTTATGAGCAGGCGTATCACCCTCATCACATCGGCCACAGGAAGGGCTGGCTCTCACAGCACACCA GTAATCTTCAGGGTGAAGATGGAGCGGCGGAGCGTGTGGTGGAGGACGTCTTCATCAGACGCTTCATGTACGGCACGTTTCACGGCTGTTTAGCGGATGAGATTGTGATCAAACGCAGAGGAAACCTCCTGGTCATCTGTGCTGTGATGATACAGAAACTCTTACCGTCCAAATTCTACTTTCTCATTGGTTACACAGAGGAACTGCTCTCGCATTTCTACAAATGTCCAGTTAAAATCGAGATGCAGACGGTAGAAGAAAAAGTAGTCTACAAGTATCTCTGA
- the LOC109062986 gene encoding nudC domain-containing protein 3-like, whose product MSSPVEMTELYDNALLGILQHAGNIQNFLQVYFGFLYRKTDFYRLLSGPQDRMGFPPGAAEKMVFKTFKLFENLAEEDRERAARLAEEKKAAPPAVQELEVRSEQEAEAPVEEKRSTEEPTAVPAPSALSSETHGETQSSTAEPAGAAAPSDSDSNTASAGQDRFQSNADSYNGAIREKYTWSQDYTDVEVRVHVQPNIVKGRQVSVDLQPGRVRVALNEGGSQRVLMEGELTHKINTENSLWSLEPGNCVLLSLSKTGEVWWSAVLKGETEIDVNQINRERSMATVDEEEHAVLDRLSFDYHQKLQGKPQSHEIKVHEMLKMGWNAEGSPFKGQEFDPSMFNVPPSAVQF is encoded by the exons ATGTCTTCTCCGGTAGAAATGACTGAGCTGTATGATAACGCGCTGTTGGGGATCCTGCAGCATGCTGGAAACATTCAGAATTTTCTGCAGGTCTATTTTGGGTTCCTCTACAGAAAGACGGACTTCTACCGCCTCCTCAGCGGCCCGCAGGACCGCATGGGCTTCCCGCCCGGAGCAGCTGAAAAAATGGTGTTCAAG ACGTTTAAGTTATTTGAGAATCTTGCAGAGGAGGACAGAGAGAGGGCAGCGAGGCTGGCGGAGGAGAAGAAAGCCGCTCCTCCTGCAGTACAGGAGCTGGAGGTTCGGTCAGAACAGGAGGCTGAAGCTCCTGTGGAGGAGAAGAGGAGCACAGAAGAGCCCACGGCTGTCCCGGCACCATCAGCACTGAGCTCAGAGACACACGGAGAGACTCAGAGCAGCACCGCTGAGCCAGCAGGAGCCGCAGCGCCATCAGACTCTGATTCTAACACAGCAAGCGC CGGACAAGACCGCTTTCAGTCGAATGCAGACAGTTACAATGGTGCCATTAGAGAAAAATACACCTGGTCGCAGGATTACACGGATGTGGAGGTTCGAGTGCATGTGCAGCCTAACATCGTTAAAGGCCGACAG GTGTCTGTGGATCTGCAGCCGGGGAGGGTCCGCGTGGCCTTGAACGAGGGAGGATCGCAGAGAGTCCTGATGGAGGGCGAACTCACACACAAAATTAACACAGAAAATTCCCTGTGGAGTCTGGAGCCTGGCAACTGCGTTCTG CTGTCTCTCAGTAAAACCGGGGAGGTCTGGTGGAGCGCCGTGTTGAAGGGCGAGACTGAGATCGATGTGAACCAGATCAACCGGGAACGCTCTATGGCAACTGTAGATGAAGAGGAGCATGCCGTACTGGACCGCCTGTCATTTGATTACCACCAAAAACTCCAGGGGAAACCACAGAGCCATGAGATT AAAGTGCATGAGATGCTGAAGATGGGCTGGAATGCTGAAGGATCTCCGTTTAAAGGCCAAGAGTTTGACCCCTCCATGTTCAACGTGCCACCCAGCGCTGTCCAGTTTTGA